One Gimesia aquarii DNA segment encodes these proteins:
- a CDS encoding DUF1559 domain-containing protein, giving the protein MNWGHMRRRGFTLIELLVVIAIIAILIALLLPAVQQAREAARRSTCKNNLKQLGLALHNYLDIHRVFPPGNIGRCTTPDLNSSGLVMLLPFIDQAPLYNQFNFNGTMYTWEVSGCNSGLIGTHADDPSTNGNLAPVQEVLPAFLCPTDPNPTRIPPGQSCYAPTSLDTTHSGAGRTNYDFISNITNWQNCAEWNSIGLSTRAMFGDNSFCSVRDVVDGTSNTIAMAETTRSVRNGNSTAWGYRGHVMLGISLQHRGINIFAAGEASTGKLDSWGYAGSLHTGGIHILMGDGAVRFLSENIDTTTRINLSRMADGQVLGEF; this is encoded by the coding sequence ATGAATTGGGGCCATATGCGGAGGCGCGGATTTACACTCATCGAATTATTAGTAGTCATTGCAATTATCGCAATTTTGATTGCATTATTGCTTCCCGCAGTTCAGCAGGCGCGGGAAGCGGCGCGGCGTTCTACGTGTAAAAATAATCTGAAACAGTTGGGATTGGCACTACACAACTACCTTGACATACATCGAGTCTTTCCTCCCGGTAACATTGGTCGTTGTACCACACCAGATTTGAACAGCTCGGGGTTGGTGATGTTACTGCCTTTTATTGATCAGGCGCCACTTTACAACCAGTTCAATTTCAACGGAACGATGTATACATGGGAAGTCTCTGGATGTAATAGTGGTTTAATCGGTACGCATGCCGATGACCCCTCAACAAACGGCAATCTGGCTCCAGTACAAGAAGTATTGCCGGCGTTTCTGTGTCCCACAGACCCGAATCCTACTCGAATTCCACCTGGGCAAAGTTGTTATGCTCCCACATCCCTCGATACCACCCACAGTGGTGCGGGTAGAACTAACTATGATTTCATTTCGAATATTACGAATTGGCAAAATTGCGCTGAGTGGAATTCAATCGGACTTTCTACACGTGCTATGTTCGGTGACAACAGTTTTTGCAGTGTGCGTGATGTTGTAGACGGCACCAGCAACACGATTGCCATGGCTGAAACAACGCGGTCTGTACGAAATGGTAATTCGACTGCCTGGGGTTATCGAGGGCACGTGATGCTGGGAATCAGCCTCCAGCATCGAGGCATAAACATCTTTGCTGCTGGTGAAGCTAGTACAGGAAAATTGGACAGCTGGGGATATGCAGGAAGCCTTCACACAGGAGGGATCCATATTCTGATGGGAGATGGTGCAGTCCGTTTCCTTAGTGAGAACATCGATACAACGACCAGGATTAATTTATCAAGAATGGCTGACGGTCAAGTCTTAGGTGAATTCTAA
- the pnpS gene encoding two-component system histidine kinase PnpS, translating into MWSSRLFWKLFLVYAGLNIASAIVFALIVSGRQQTQVDEQVRQRLHDSAVIMGSSLEGVFQQGPTESLQKKVKKLGKETGTRLTLIDMDGVVIADSDQDTLKLVQDMENHKNRVEIIQAISTGSGSSKRMSPTLSEPMLYYAVLFKEEEQPEGVVRVAITMAKIQEEVSAVEKLIWGIALVVSFTVMLLTYWVVARMIRPLTILTNAAESIAGGEYDQKLYFPQHDELGILAQSFNHMSQEMAERVRQLQASGDRLGTVLEGMVEGVIAINERQHVLFANESAGRLLFFSPEEAEGKPLFESVRNHQLQKAVTEVLNTLEPQRMEVELESTSDRILGVTTTPLPGEPCPGLVIVLFDMTELRRLESLRQEFVANVSHELKTPLSSIKAYTETLIRGAKDDPEISQTFLMRIEEQAERLHELIMDLISLASIESGNQVFDIVDIELRPFVEICLVDQQKVAEAKNIELIVEEKEHGIKVKADEEGLHQILGNLINNAIKYTPDQGRITIRWEWDDPNMVLLEVEDTGIGIEEKHQARLFERFFRVDKARSRELGGTGLGLSIVKHLVQSFNGTIGVTSKVGEGTTFTVRLPRG; encoded by the coding sequence ATGTGGTCTTCGCGATTGTTCTGGAAGCTGTTTCTGGTTTATGCCGGTTTAAATATTGCGTCTGCGATCGTGTTTGCTTTGATTGTTTCCGGGCGTCAGCAAACTCAGGTTGATGAGCAGGTTCGACAACGCCTGCATGATTCAGCTGTCATTATGGGGAGCAGCTTGGAGGGTGTTTTCCAACAGGGGCCTACGGAAAGTCTGCAAAAAAAAGTCAAAAAACTTGGGAAGGAGACAGGGACGCGGCTGACTTTGATTGATATGGATGGTGTTGTCATTGCCGACTCTGACCAGGATACCTTGAAGTTGGTTCAAGACATGGAAAATCACAAAAACCGCGTTGAAATTATTCAGGCGATTTCTACCGGCTCTGGTAGTTCTAAACGAATGAGTCCGACTTTGAGTGAGCCGATGCTGTATTATGCTGTTCTATTTAAAGAAGAGGAGCAGCCCGAAGGTGTGGTGCGCGTTGCGATTACGATGGCGAAAATCCAGGAAGAAGTTTCTGCCGTTGAAAAGCTGATTTGGGGCATTGCTTTAGTAGTCAGTTTTACGGTGATGCTACTGACTTACTGGGTTGTAGCGCGAATGATTCGACCTTTGACCATTTTGACAAACGCTGCCGAATCGATTGCCGGGGGAGAATATGATCAAAAGCTCTATTTTCCACAACATGATGAACTGGGGATTCTGGCGCAGTCTTTCAATCATATGAGCCAGGAGATGGCAGAACGAGTGAGACAGCTGCAGGCGAGTGGGGACCGTTTGGGAACTGTGCTGGAAGGTATGGTAGAGGGAGTGATCGCGATCAATGAACGTCAGCATGTATTATTTGCGAACGAATCTGCCGGTCGACTTCTGTTTTTCTCTCCAGAAGAGGCTGAGGGAAAGCCATTATTTGAATCGGTTCGCAATCATCAACTGCAAAAAGCGGTGACGGAAGTACTGAATACTTTAGAACCTCAACGCATGGAAGTCGAACTGGAGAGTACCAGTGATCGAATTTTAGGGGTGACGACGACACCTTTGCCGGGAGAACCTTGTCCTGGCTTAGTCATTGTATTGTTCGATATGACCGAGCTACGGAGGTTGGAGTCATTAAGACAAGAGTTTGTGGCGAATGTCTCGCATGAATTGAAAACTCCCTTAAGCTCCATCAAAGCCTATACGGAAACGCTTATTCGAGGGGCGAAGGACGATCCGGAAATCAGTCAGACATTTTTAATGCGAATTGAAGAACAGGCTGAGCGTCTACATGAATTAATCATGGACCTGATTAGCTTAGCGAGTATTGAATCAGGAAATCAGGTCTTTGACATTGTTGACATCGAATTAAGGCCCTTTGTTGAAATATGCCTCGTTGACCAGCAGAAAGTTGCCGAAGCTAAAAACATCGAATTGATAGTCGAAGAAAAAGAGCATGGCATTAAAGTGAAAGCGGATGAAGAAGGCTTGCATCAAATTTTAGGCAACTTGATTAATAATGCGATTAAATACACTCCCGATCAGGGGCGGATTACGATTCGCTGGGAATGGGATGATCCCAATATGGTACTTCTGGAAGTGGAAGACACAGGAATCGGGATTGAGGAAAAACACCAGGCGCGACTGTTCGAACGGTTCTTCCGCGTTGATAAAGCTCGTTCGCGTGAACTTGGTGGAACCGGGCTCGGGCTTTCCATTGTTAAGCATCTGGTTCAGTCCTTCAATGGTACTATTGGCGTGACCAGTAAAGTTGGTGAAGGCACCACCTTTACCGTTCGGCTTCCCAGAGGCTAA
- a CDS encoding PstS family phosphate ABC transporter substrate-binding protein translates to MITTNIGKVLGLLCLAVSVSLVGAGCNGKSETGTEPAAKKAGTETEPAGGTGEALSGSVKIDGSSTVYPISEAVAEEFRNVHPKVRPIVGISGTGGGMKKFIAGEIDICDASRGMKEKEAAACKEKGIEFIELSVAFDGLAVIANPKNTWCDCLTVGQLKELWRPESGVKQWKDLDPKWPAKEIKLYGPGTDSGTFDYFTEAIVGEEKASRADYTASEDDNVLVTGVQSDENALGYFGYAYYEENKDKLKLLAVDGGKGCTKPSLETVRDNSYAPLSRPLFIYVRKSALERPEVVAFVKFYLENAAQLAKEVGYVPVSDEVEKQNQDALKGALSK, encoded by the coding sequence ATGATCACAACAAATATAGGGAAAGTATTGGGACTGCTCTGCTTGGCGGTTAGTGTTTCCCTGGTTGGGGCTGGCTGTAATGGGAAAAGTGAGACTGGAACTGAGCCCGCTGCAAAAAAAGCAGGTACAGAAACTGAGCCTGCCGGTGGTACAGGTGAAGCACTCTCTGGTAGTGTAAAAATTGACGGTTCCAGTACTGTGTACCCTATTAGTGAAGCGGTCGCTGAAGAGTTCCGTAATGTGCATCCCAAAGTGCGTCCGATTGTTGGTATTTCGGGTACCGGTGGCGGGATGAAAAAGTTTATTGCCGGCGAAATCGACATCTGTGATGCCTCACGTGGAATGAAAGAGAAAGAAGCTGCCGCCTGTAAAGAAAAAGGGATTGAATTTATAGAACTCTCTGTTGCATTCGATGGTTTGGCTGTGATTGCAAATCCTAAAAATACCTGGTGTGACTGTTTAACAGTTGGTCAACTTAAAGAATTATGGCGACCTGAAAGTGGAGTAAAGCAGTGGAAAGACCTTGATCCCAAATGGCCTGCAAAAGAGATCAAGTTATATGGACCAGGTACTGATTCCGGAACTTTTGATTACTTTACAGAAGCAATCGTAGGCGAAGAAAAAGCGAGTCGTGCAGATTATACCGCTAGCGAAGATGATAACGTCCTGGTGACTGGAGTTCAGTCAGATGAAAATGCTCTAGGTTATTTTGGATACGCTTATTACGAAGAGAACAAAGACAAGCTGAAATTATTAGCCGTGGATGGTGGAAAAGGTTGCACAAAGCCCTCTTTGGAAACTGTGCGTGATAACTCTTACGCTCCTCTTTCTCGCCCTTTGTTTATCTATGTTCGAAAGTCTGCTTTAGAACGACCTGAAGTTGTAGCTTTCGTGAAATTTTATCTTGAAAACGCAGCGCAACTTGCCAAAGAAGTAGGTTATGTACCTGTGTCTGATGAAGTTGAAAAACAGAACCAGGATGCCCTTAAGGGAGCATTGTCTAAGTGA
- a CDS encoding carboxypeptidase-like regulatory domain-containing protein, with protein sequence MLRSILGTILVVMTTGCGGGVEAKPLPKTVPVSGVVTLNGQPLASATVTFIPDGQTKGIECQGTTDESGQYTLKQQHGTEGAPPGNYKVVVSRLLRGDGTPLPKEGAGAGGIATETLSRRYSDVTKTKLTAVVPQEGGEFKFDLKSKK encoded by the coding sequence ATGTTACGTTCCATTTTAGGTACAATTCTCGTTGTAATGACCACTGGTTGTGGTGGAGGCGTCGAAGCAAAACCATTGCCCAAAACAGTTCCTGTTTCTGGTGTCGTGACTTTGAATGGTCAACCTCTGGCATCTGCCACAGTAACGTTTATTCCCGATGGACAGACAAAGGGGATTGAGTGTCAGGGGACGACCGATGAATCAGGGCAGTACACACTCAAACAACAGCATGGGACAGAGGGAGCGCCTCCCGGGAATTACAAAGTAGTCGTCAGCCGTCTATTACGGGGGGATGGAACGCCACTTCCTAAGGAAGGTGCGGGAGCAGGGGGAATCGCAACGGAAACTCTTTCACGCCGTTATAGTGACGTAACCAAAACAAAATTGACAGCCGTCGTACCTCAAGAGGGGGGCGAGTTCAAGTTCGACCTCAAGAGCAAAAAATAG
- a CDS encoding Trx7/PDZ domain-containing (seleno)protein codes for MLRTVFIFTLLLMTSTTFSFAQTREEKVRQDREKVESSGYWIYNDLQKGFEQARQTKKPMLIVLRCIPCEECVKLDEDLMEKDEHLKPLMDQFVRVRLISTNGLDLSLFQYDYDQSFAVFMLNADRTVYGRFGTRSHHTLWAEDVSIEALNKAMQGALNLHADYTAIKSSLKGKQGKQPDVASPERYPLLAGKYRSTINKKKNVVKSCIHCHQIGDAQRDFFLRNQKSIPERILFQYPHPKILGLILDPKEKAVVKEIIPDSIAAQSGFQKGDQILTLEGQPMLSIADVQWVLHHAQPQDRLTAEIDRKGQKRDLTLSLPTGWKRKDDLSWRVSSWPLRRMVLGGAVLEELTPDERKEVGLPPDGKSMALRIRHLGQYGLHATAKRAGFQKGDIIISFNGKNDLYRETDILAYGVNELKPGQKFDVTVLRGKKRIDLPLPRQK; via the coding sequence ATGCTGAGAACTGTTTTCATATTTACTTTACTCTTGATGACGTCAACAACTTTTTCTTTCGCACAAACTCGTGAAGAAAAAGTTCGACAGGATCGAGAAAAGGTGGAGTCAAGTGGATATTGGATTTACAACGATCTCCAGAAAGGTTTTGAGCAAGCACGACAGACGAAGAAACCGATGTTGATCGTTTTGCGTTGCATTCCTTGCGAAGAGTGTGTGAAACTGGATGAGGATTTGATGGAGAAAGATGAGCATCTCAAGCCACTGATGGATCAGTTCGTTCGAGTGCGACTCATTTCGACAAATGGCCTGGACCTGTCTCTTTTTCAATACGATTACGACCAGTCGTTTGCCGTATTCATGCTGAATGCAGATCGAACCGTTTACGGGCGATTTGGTACCCGCTCGCATCATACCCTTTGGGCCGAAGATGTTTCGATTGAAGCTCTGAATAAAGCGATGCAAGGTGCTTTGAATTTACATGCAGATTACACTGCGATTAAATCATCACTCAAAGGAAAACAAGGAAAACAGCCTGATGTGGCTTCTCCTGAGCGGTATCCCTTACTTGCCGGAAAGTACAGATCAACGATTAACAAGAAAAAGAATGTCGTCAAGAGTTGTATTCACTGCCACCAGATTGGAGATGCACAGCGCGACTTTTTTCTGAGAAATCAAAAATCAATTCCTGAGCGAATCTTGTTTCAGTATCCACATCCGAAAATTTTGGGGCTGATATTAGACCCAAAAGAAAAAGCGGTAGTAAAAGAGATTATTCCTGATTCGATCGCCGCTCAATCCGGCTTTCAGAAAGGGGATCAGATTTTAACGCTGGAGGGTCAACCGATGCTCTCGATTGCAGACGTTCAATGGGTACTCCATCATGCGCAACCTCAAGATCGTCTGACAGCTGAAATTGATCGAAAGGGACAAAAACGCGACCTGACACTCTCACTCCCCACAGGCTGGAAACGAAAAGATGATCTTTCCTGGCGGGTCAGCAGTTGGCCTCTTCGTAGAATGGTTCTGGGGGGAGCCGTTTTAGAAGAATTAACTCCAGATGAACGTAAAGAGGTTGGACTTCCTCCAGATGGAAAGTCGATGGCACTTAGGATACGCCATCTTGGTCAGTATGGATTGCACGCGACTGCAAAGCGGGCAGGCTTCCAAAAAGGCGATATTATCATTTCGTTCAATGGGAAAAATGATTTATACCGTGAAACCGACATTCTCGCGTATGGAGTGAATGAATTAAAGCCGGGACAAAAATTTGACGTCACTGTTCTTCGGGGAAAAAAACGAATTGACCTGCCACTACCACGGCAAAAATAG
- the dapB gene encoding 4-hydroxy-tetrahydrodipicolinate reductase, which yields MGDQLLVGVNGAAGRMGQRVVVLVCQDPDLKLGSALDSENSPALGKDAGEVAGTGSVGVEIQSELTDRVDVMIDFSMPSGLLSVAKVCAERQIGLVAATTGLTPEQRDEVLSASQTTPLILAPNMSLAVNLMMKLVREAAHSLKNSPSGVDVEVIERHHRFKEDAPSGTALHFGEIIAEEMGQTDHVHGRQGRPGARSISEIGYHALRTGDNVGEHTIVFGMMGETIDLTVRGHTRDSYVYGALAAAKYLAAQRPGLYSMADVLGLN from the coding sequence ATGGGTGATCAACTTCTCGTTGGGGTGAATGGTGCCGCTGGCCGTATGGGACAGCGCGTGGTTGTTCTGGTGTGTCAAGATCCGGATTTGAAGCTGGGTTCGGCACTCGATTCAGAGAATTCTCCTGCGCTGGGTAAAGACGCTGGAGAAGTGGCTGGTACTGGTTCAGTAGGAGTGGAGATTCAATCGGAATTGACGGACCGTGTTGATGTCATGATCGATTTCTCCATGCCATCGGGGCTATTGAGCGTTGCCAAGGTCTGTGCGGAGCGACAGATTGGTTTAGTGGCGGCGACGACCGGTTTAACACCGGAACAACGTGACGAAGTGCTCTCTGCTTCACAAACTACGCCATTAATTCTGGCACCAAATATGAGTCTGGCCGTTAATTTGATGATGAAGCTGGTGCGTGAAGCAGCTCATTCGTTGAAAAATTCTCCCAGTGGTGTGGATGTAGAAGTGATCGAACGCCATCACCGTTTTAAGGAAGATGCTCCCAGTGGAACGGCGCTGCATTTTGGCGAAATCATTGCTGAAGAAATGGGACAGACCGATCATGTTCACGGTCGGCAAGGTCGGCCGGGAGCTAGATCGATCAGTGAGATTGGCTATCACGCATTGCGAACTGGTGATAATGTCGGGGAACATACAATCGTGTTCGGTATGATGGGGGAAACCATTGATTTAACGGTTCGCGGCCATACCAGGGATAGTTATGTCTACGGTGCTCTGGCTGCTGCTAAATATTTGGCTGCACAACGCCCCGGGCTGTATTCTATGGCCGACGTTTTGGGCTTAAATTAG
- the queG gene encoding tRNA epoxyqueuosine(34) reductase QueG, with protein MAEESAPLERDQSQQSTLIKQMAYEVGFDLAGIAPAVSPEGYHRFLDWLDQGYAGEMSYLERRKDVYEHPRTVMGSVRSVLMLALNYRTDEPPSLSGTQARISRYAWGNDDYHNVIRKKLKELSKRIREHLPDCETRGVVDTAPLLERDFAQLAGMGWIGKNTLLLSKSEGSWFFLAGMLLSYELEYDAPHQTSHCGTCTRCLDACPTDAFIEAGTLDARKCISYLTIELRDQPIPGELRAGMQEWMFGCDVCQDVCPWNHKAPLSHEPAFRPDERFTPVDAVELLSLDKTAFEERFRSTPMSRPRRAGLLRNAAIVLGNLGDSSAVPALLKALHDSEALIRGAAAWALGNLGDEAVFALLNQRLAVEVEPDVIQELKQAMTEIKNRSE; from the coding sequence ATGGCCGAAGAATCAGCCCCCCTGGAACGGGATCAGAGCCAACAGAGCACACTAATCAAGCAAATGGCTTATGAAGTGGGTTTCGATCTGGCGGGCATTGCGCCGGCTGTGTCTCCGGAAGGCTATCATCGATTCCTGGATTGGCTTGATCAAGGTTATGCGGGTGAGATGAGCTATCTGGAGCGTCGTAAAGACGTCTATGAACATCCCCGAACTGTAATGGGTTCCGTCAGGAGTGTCTTGATGCTGGCACTCAACTATCGGACTGACGAGCCACCATCGCTTTCCGGCACGCAGGCCCGGATTTCGCGTTATGCCTGGGGCAATGACGATTATCACAATGTCATTCGCAAAAAATTGAAAGAACTTTCAAAGCGAATACGTGAGCATTTGCCAGACTGCGAAACTCGGGGTGTTGTAGACACTGCGCCATTATTAGAACGGGATTTTGCGCAACTCGCAGGCATGGGTTGGATTGGCAAAAATACTTTGCTCCTGAGCAAATCAGAAGGAAGCTGGTTTTTTCTGGCGGGGATGTTACTGAGTTACGAATTGGAATACGATGCCCCACATCAAACGTCACATTGTGGGACTTGCACACGTTGTCTGGATGCATGTCCCACGGATGCGTTTATTGAAGCGGGGACTTTAGATGCGCGGAAGTGTATTTCCTATTTGACGATAGAACTCCGTGATCAGCCGATCCCAGGTGAGTTACGGGCAGGTATGCAGGAATGGATGTTTGGTTGCGATGTGTGTCAGGATGTTTGCCCCTGGAACCATAAAGCCCCCCTCAGTCACGAACCCGCCTTTCGACCTGATGAACGGTTTACTCCCGTGGACGCAGTCGAGTTGTTGTCTTTGGATAAAACAGCCTTCGAAGAACGATTTCGGAGCACACCCATGTCGAGACCTCGACGAGCCGGGTTATTACGGAATGCGGCAATTGTCTTGGGAAATTTGGGAGATTCCTCAGCAGTTCCTGCTTTATTAAAGGCTTTGCATGATTCTGAAGCCCTGATTCGTGGAGCCGCAGCCTGGGCACTCGGTAATCTGGGAGATGAAGCAGTCTTTGCGTTACTCAATCAGCGACTTGCTGTCGAGGTGGAGCCTGATGTAATTCAGGAATTAAAGCAGGCGATGACCGAAATCAAAAACCGAAGTGAATAA
- a CDS encoding phytanoyl-CoA dioxygenase family protein, translated as MTTALFTVEQITQFQQNGFLVVEGLFSEEEVTLLGQIGRADLAIQQSTYSRADGEGGAVKLNIENEVHDDIYGAIASSERVVNRMEELLDDEVYHYHHKMIQKEAKVGGAWAWHQDYGYWYNNGCLLPDMASCMIAVDRATVENGCLQVLKGSHLMGRIEHGPVGDQTGADPERVEAALERFKLVYCTLEPGSVIFFHSNLLHRSDQNKSELPRWGFICCYNTRHNDPYKESRHPRYTPLVKRNDADVLKVGRVQWEQMQSHPSI; from the coding sequence ATGACCACCGCTTTATTCACCGTAGAGCAAATCACTCAGTTTCAGCAGAATGGTTTTCTGGTTGTTGAAGGACTCTTTAGTGAGGAAGAGGTCACTTTATTAGGTCAGATTGGACGCGCCGATTTAGCAATTCAGCAATCGACATACAGTCGGGCTGACGGCGAAGGGGGCGCGGTTAAGCTGAATATTGAGAATGAAGTTCATGATGATATTTATGGTGCCATCGCCAGTAGTGAGCGCGTCGTAAACCGAATGGAAGAGTTACTGGATGACGAGGTCTATCATTACCATCATAAAATGATTCAAAAGGAAGCAAAGGTAGGGGGGGCCTGGGCCTGGCATCAGGACTATGGCTACTGGTACAACAATGGTTGCCTGTTACCCGATATGGCAAGCTGTATGATTGCCGTTGATCGTGCGACGGTCGAAAATGGTTGTTTGCAGGTGCTGAAGGGAAGTCATTTGATGGGACGTATCGAGCATGGACCGGTAGGTGATCAGACAGGCGCTGATCCGGAACGGGTAGAAGCAGCTCTGGAACGATTTAAACTAGTCTATTGTACTTTGGAACCAGGGTCGGTCATCTTTTTTCATTCAAACCTTTTACATCGTTCTGATCAAAACAAAAGCGAGCTGCCGCGCTGGGGTTTTATATGCTGTTATAATACACGGCACAATGATCCTTACAAAGAATCGCGCCATCCCCGTTATACACCTTTAGTGAAACGCAATGATGCGGATGTTTTGAAAGTCGGTCGTGTTCAATGGGAACAGATGCAGTCGCATCCGTCGATATGA
- a CDS encoding ExeA family protein yields the protein MYQSYWNLQSGPFEEKMEATFFYESHPHQAGLLKLQYLIENSKGAGLLVGGSGIGKSYLCHVLKSQLADVNQPFVHLVFPQLSPIELISYLAVELGAEEANIEPSAPGKDRIIRALHRQLLLLCEQGRKPVIVIDEAHLIVDQRIFETLHQLLNFQQTSEIDFTLLLVGDQLLLSHLQRSAQLDDRIAVRCLLKPFSIEDTRGYVEHRLEVAGRNEPIFEEDGFQTLFELTQGNPRKINRLCDLALLVGYADELPLISSDILGAVAEELVTSIPD from the coding sequence ATGTATCAGAGTTACTGGAATTTACAGAGTGGTCCTTTCGAAGAAAAAATGGAAGCCACTTTTTTTTACGAAAGTCACCCACATCAGGCAGGGTTGTTGAAGCTTCAATACCTCATTGAGAACAGCAAAGGCGCAGGTCTTCTTGTCGGTGGTTCCGGGATTGGTAAGTCTTATCTGTGTCATGTGTTGAAAAGTCAATTGGCTGATGTCAATCAGCCTTTTGTGCATCTGGTGTTTCCGCAACTATCGCCGATTGAATTGATTTCGTATCTCGCTGTCGAGTTAGGCGCAGAAGAAGCCAATATTGAGCCAAGTGCGCCCGGGAAAGATCGAATTATCCGGGCATTACACAGACAGCTTCTGTTACTTTGTGAACAGGGCCGCAAGCCTGTGATCGTCATTGATGAAGCACATTTGATTGTCGATCAGCGAATTTTTGAGACACTACATCAGCTCTTGAATTTTCAACAGACTTCTGAAATCGACTTTACTTTACTGCTGGTAGGCGATCAACTCCTCTTAAGCCATCTACAACGATCCGCACAACTTGATGATCGGATCGCTGTTCGCTGTCTTCTAAAACCATTTTCGATTGAAGATACGCGTGGTTATGTCGAGCACCGATTGGAAGTGGCCGGTCGAAATGAACCCATTTTTGAAGAGGATGGCTTTCAGACTCTGTTCGAGCTGACGCAAGGGAATCCACGCAAAATCAACCGTCTTTGTGATTTAGCACTGCTGGTCGGCTATGCAGATGAATTACCTCTGATTTCTTCAGATATACTTGGAGCAGTGGCAGAAGAGTTGGTGACTTCGATTCCTGACTAA
- the pstC gene encoding phosphate ABC transporter permease subunit PstC, translating into MTEKRSNEEQPIEMELSEVAAIKLPRSTSLESAGGLWGRLRPFYEGFIHFSLFVCASVSVLVTVGIVVVLLYESVQFFFDVSIIEFLTGTKWTPLLKPQHFGILPLLCGTMLVAGGAAIVAVPIGLGTAIYLSEYASPRFRDIVKPLLEVLAGIPSVVYGYLAIVFVSPIIRYLFPSAGVFNAASACIVVGIMILPMIISLSEDILQSVPLSLRGAAFALGANKFEVTVRVVVPAALSGIIASFLLAISRAIGETMAVTLAAGATPKLTLNPLESIQTMTAYIVQVSLGDTPTGTVEYRTIFAVGLMLFITTMTMNIMAQYILSRVGEKYE; encoded by the coding sequence GTGACAGAAAAACGTTCCAACGAAGAACAACCAATAGAGATGGAACTCAGCGAGGTAGCTGCAATCAAGCTACCTCGCTCTACTTCTTTAGAAAGCGCTGGCGGTTTATGGGGTCGCCTGCGTCCTTTCTATGAAGGTTTCATTCATTTCAGCCTATTTGTTTGCGCCAGTGTCTCTGTGCTGGTGACCGTAGGTATTGTAGTTGTCTTATTATATGAATCGGTTCAATTTTTCTTTGATGTGTCGATTATTGAATTTTTGACTGGAACGAAATGGACGCCTCTCTTAAAGCCCCAACATTTTGGAATTTTACCTTTATTGTGTGGGACGATGTTGGTTGCCGGTGGAGCAGCAATTGTTGCTGTACCGATTGGCTTGGGAACCGCCATCTATCTCAGTGAATATGCGTCTCCCCGTTTTCGTGATATCGTCAAGCCACTTTTAGAAGTTCTCGCAGGTATTCCTTCTGTTGTTTACGGATATTTGGCGATTGTCTTTGTTTCACCAATCATACGCTACTTGTTTCCCAGTGCCGGGGTCTTTAATGCTGCTAGCGCCTGTATTGTTGTGGGTATAATGATTTTGCCTATGATCATTTCTCTAAGTGAAGATATTTTGCAGTCCGTTCCCTTATCGCTGCGAGGTGCTGCATTTGCTTTGGGGGCTAACAAGTTTGAAGTGACTGTGCGTGTGGTTGTTCCTGCTGCTTTATCTGGAATCATTGCCAGTTTTCTATTAGCAATTTCACGTGCGATTGGAGAAACAATGGCTGTGACTCTGGCTGCCGGAGCAACTCCTAAACTGACGTTAAACCCTTTGGAAAGTATTCAGACGATGACTGCTTATATCGTACAAGTCAGTCTGGGAGATACCCCTACGGGAACGGTTGAATATCGGACCATTTTTGCCGTGGGGTTAATGTTGTTTATCACCACAATGACGATGAATATTATGGCTCAATACATTCTCTCCCGTGTAGGGGAAAAATACGAATGA